The Kluyveromyces lactis strain NRRL Y-1140 chromosome D complete sequence genome has a window encoding:
- the ISM1 gene encoding isoleucine--tRNA ligase ISM1 (similar to uniprot|P48526 Saccharomyces cerevisiae YPL040C ISM1 Mitochondrial isoleucyl-tRNA synthetase null mutant is deficient in respiratory growth) — translation MLRAFTTVRNASSHSYQKTLRLPKTKFPNRSNLQKTLDQLLPQSSQQTYSQQYSKLLTKLSKIEQCPDDMKLQFLRENVFILHDGPPYANGDLHLGHALNKILKDIINRFQLLNGKHVVYIPGWDCHGLPIELKALNKLNDQLDRISPTKIRSIARAHAQKTIKSQRQQFEQFGILTNWDTNYVTMDPKFEINQLSVFQELFRKKLIKRQRKPVYWGTETKTALAEGELEYKEDHISIAAYVKFPLTEESKSVLGFPEAPVSFLIWTSTPWTLLSNRAICFNQSLDYVLIKHNGEYMIVEKNLADKLDFLSGFELVKDLDGNFLSHLKYTNPILKDNVTRPLFHGDHVTSVTGTGLVHTAPGHGHEDYIIGIQNFLEIFSPVDHEGRYNVEELPAHLRDLLKEESGKGRKVLDRTTTEKILSVLKGENMLMHHHEYVHSYPYDWRSKKPIIIRATPQWFADLHDVKTLALRALETVKFVPERGINRLSSFIKTRNEWCISRQRYWGVPIPSLHKRDDPDSVLMNEETISHIIKTIESKGVNSWFAESTVDSMYQWLPKKYHDIAHEYYRGTDTVDVWFDSGSSWNVIADWYKNVAGLQSQLPVPLADIYLEGSDQHRGWFQSSLLTKVASSGMPDAPYKNVITHGFTLDENGIKMSKSIGNTISPGAIIKGDPKANLPALGVDGLRLLVAQSNFTSDVVAGPTVMKHVADALKKFRLTFKFILGNLQETQSHGLIPFSELRRVDQYTLLNLKALSQETKKLYQQYNFSNVLTQVQYHMNNDLSALYFSVTKDSLYSDSLNNKKRLSIQTTLFHILDTYRSIMSPIIPIMVQEVWNYTPKEWINENSSEGVAEIETPFTRQWDSLQDVPSSNDERLESFASNELKILNIFTEKFNRMEDITKTLQVKATIYCSDPSLLPFTAEEMEDLLQVGKLNIEHGNRSDLESISLPSVDIQLLLEESTSDKCPRCWKHNSPSEDTLCNRCEEVINAL, via the coding sequence ATGTTGCGTGCCTTCACTACAGTGCGGAATGCTTCCTCACATTCTTATCAGAAGACTTTACGACTTCCAAAGACGAAATTCCCGAACAGATCTAACTTGCAGAAGACTTTAGACCAATTGCTTCCTCAAAGTTCACAGCAGACTTACTCTCAGCAGTACTCTAAGCTTTTGACGaagctttcaaagattgaGCAGTGTCCAGATGACATGAAGCTGCAGTTTTTACGGGAGAATGTATTCATATTGCATGATGGTCCGCCGTATGCGAATGGAGATTTGCATTTGGGCCATGCACtaaataaaatattgaaGGATATAATAAACAGGTTCCAACTTCTGAATGGGAAACATGTTGTGTACATTCCTGGTTGGGATTGCCATGGGTTACCGATTGAATTGAAGGCCTTGAACAAACTGAACGATCAGTTGGATAGGATTTCTCCCACCAAGATTAGGTCGATTGCAAGAGCGCATGCGCAGAAAACTATTAAATCTCAAAGGCAACAGTTTGAGCAGTTCGGCATTTTAACAAACTGGGACACTAATTACGTTACCATGGACCCCAAGTTCGAAATTAATCAATTATCTGTCTTCCAAGAGCTTTTcagaaagaagttgattAAGAGACAAAGAAAGCCCGTATATTGGGGCACTGAAACTAAGACAGCATTGGCTGAAGGTGAACTAGAATATAAGGAAGATCATATCTCAATCGCAGCGTACGTGAAGTTCCCATTGACTGAAGAAAGTAAATCTGTATTGGGCTTCCCTGAAGCTCCGGTATCTTTTTTGATCTGGACTAGTACTCCGTGGACTTTGTTGTCTAATAGGGCCATTTGTTTTAATCAGTCACTGGATTATGTGTTAATCAAACATAACGGCGAATACAtgattgttgaaaagaatttggCTGATAAACTCGATTTCCTTTCCGGCTTTGAACTGGTGAAAGACTTGGATGGAAACTTTTTGTCCCACCTAAAGTATACCAACCCTATTCTCAAAGACAATGTCACTCGTCCATTATTCCATGGTGATCATGTTACCAGTGTCACGGGTACTGGTCTTGTACACACTGCTCCAGGTCATGGTCATGAAGATTATATCATTGGAAtccaaaactttcttgaaatcttctcCCCGGTTGACCATGAGGGCAGATACAACGTCGAAGAGCTTCCTGCTCATTTAAGagatcttttgaaagaagaatcagGAAAAGGCCGTAAAGTTCTAGACAGAACAACCACTGAGAAAATTCTCAGTGTGTTAAAGGGTGAAAACATGTTGATGCACCATCATGAATATGTCCACTCATATCCGTATGACTGGAGGTCAAAAAAGCCAATCATCATTAGAGCTACTCCACAATGGTTTGCTGATTTACACGACGTTAAGACTCTGGCATTGAGAGCCTTGGAAACAGTAAAGTTTGTTCCCGAGCGTGGAATAAACAGACTTTCCTCTTTCATTAAAACCAGAAACGAGTGGTGCATATCAAGACAAAGGTACTGGGGTGTTCCAATTCCCTCGTTGCACAAAAGAGATGACCCTGATTCTGTGTTGATGAATGAGGAAACTATATCACACATTATCAAAACTATAGAATCCAAGGGTGTTAACTCCTGGTTTGCAGAATCAACGGTCGATTCAATGTACCAATGGCTTCCTAAAAAGTATCATGATATAGCTCACGAATATTATAGAGGAACGGATACGGTTGATGTTTGGTTTGACAGTGGTAGTAGTTGGAATGTTATTGCCGATTGGTATAAAAATGTTGCCGGCTTGCAATCCCAGTTACCTGTACCGTTAGCGGATATATATCTAGAAGGTTCTGATCAACATAGAGGGTGGTTCCAAAGCTCATTGTTGACAAAAGTTGCGTCCAGTGGGATGCCTGATGCACCTTACAAGAATGTTATAACACATGGCTTTACACTAGACGAAAATGGTATCAAAAtgtcaaaatcaattggaaaCACTATTTCACCTGGTGCCATTATAAAAGGCGACCCGAAGGCCAATCTTCCGGCTTTGGGCGTTGACGGTTTGAGATTATTAGTAGCACAGTCAAACTTTACTTCTGATGTTGTTGCTGGCCCAACTGTAATGAAACATGTTGCAGATGCTTTAAAGAAGTTTAGACTAACGTTTAAATTCATCTTAGGTAATTTACAAGAGACTCAAAGTCACGGATTAATACCTTTTTCAGAGCTGCGCAGAGTGGACCAGTATACATTACTAAATCTGAAGGCATTGAGCCAGGAAACCAAAAAACTCTATCAACAGTACAATTTCTCAAATGTCTTAACTCAGGTTCAATACCACATGAACAATGATCTTTCCGCACTTTATTTCAGTGTCACAAAAGACTCCTTATATTCAGACTCCTTGAATAACAAGAAACGATTGTCAATTCAAACGACATTGTTCCATATTCTTGACACTTACCGTAGCATAATGTCACCAATCATCCCAATAATGGTTCAAGAAGTTTGGAATTATACCCCTAAGGAATGGATTAATGAAAATTCCTCTGAAGGAGTGGCGGAAATCGAAACTCCATTCACTAGGCAATGGGACTCATTGCAAGACGTCCCATCTTCTAATGATGAACGACTGGAAAGCTTTGCATCGAATGAGTTGAAAATTCTGAATATCTTCACTGAGAAATTTAATAGGATGGAAGATATTACAAAAACATTGCAGGTGAAAGCAACCATATACTGTTCAGATCCTTCATTGTTACCATTTACAGCGGAAGAAATGGAGGATTTATTACAAGTTGGTAAACTAAATATTGAGCACGGTAATAGATCCGACCTAGAATCGATCTCACTACCATCAGTTGACATCCAGTTACTGCTAGAAGAAAGTACGTCTGATAAATGTCCTAGATGCTGGAAGCATAACTCCCCAAGTGAGGACACTCTGTGCAATCGTTGCGAGGAAGTTATTAATGCATTATGA
- a CDS encoding uncharacterized protein (some similarities with uniprot|Q03080 Saccharomyces cerevisiae YPL039W Hypothetical ORF): MLELNGASPQHITQEEVVKIQQTQFQKPGLSASPMSGNFCSSTSGRGGSMSPDPSMSNNTGQQTIMDLKKRYRYKVEMDKLSGFMLKNFCAGALIKYSRLFVPVEFDSKQGKKQTCKAPAINLADLMKFVKILLTRVKATRHQFKKMCILSIKFFEACVKSRENYMKYLKYDVRKVVVACLALTYPQGHTMANTEKSMLLVSSAAGVSNEQLRHCCEIVGPILKSEFLKKQRQQYQTAHAQAQTGANESNHASQNNTASMRGSIATRTTVNIRSTDFGTFTNCYTNQDDQETYLTPSDYESFNEMGKQMVNRTFLVKL, from the coding sequence ATGTTAGAGTTAAACGGTGCATCGCCACAGCATATCACCCAAGAAGAAGTGGTTAAAATCCAGCAAACGCAATTTCAGAAACCGGGTTTATCTGCTTCGCCAATGAGCGGGAACTTTTGTTCGTCAACTTCCGGACGTGGTGGTTCTATGTCCCCAGATCCATCGATGAGTAATAACACCGGTCAACAAACAATAATGGatctgaagaaaagatacaGGTACAAGGTTGAAATGGATAAGTTGAGTGGTTTCATGTTAAAGAATTTCTGTGCCGGTGCGCTAATCAAATATAGCAGGTTGTTCGTCCCAGTTGAATTCGATTCAAAACAAGGGAAGAAACAAACATGCAAGGCCCCAGCAATTAACTTAGCCGATCTAATGAAATTTGTTAAAATTTTGCTAACCCGCGTGAAAGCCACGAGGCACCAGTTCAAGAAGATGTGTATCTTGTCGatcaaattcttcgaaGCGTGTGTCAAATCGCGTGAGAATTacatgaaatatttgaaatacGACGTACGGAAAGTCGTAGTCGCGTGTCTAGCCTTGACTTATCCACAGGGACACACAATGGCCAATACGGAAAAATCTATGCTGTTAGTGTCAAGCGCTGCCGGAGTATCCAACGAGCAGCTTCGGCACTGTTGTGAAATCGTAGGTCCCATTCTTAAATCTGAGTTTTTAAAGAAACAACGGCAGCAGTACCAAACTGCTCATGCACAAGCACAGACTGGAGCTAACGAATCCAATCATGCTTCCCAAAACAATACCGCTTCTATGCGGGGATCTATAGCAACAAGAACCACTGTGAACATCAGATCGACGGATTTTGGTACGTTTACCAATTGCTATACGAACCAAGACGACCAAGAAACTTACCTCACACCGTCGGACTACGAGTCATTCAACGAAATGGGTAAACAAATGGTAAATAGAACCTTCCTGGTCAAATTATGA
- the MET31 gene encoding Met31p (some similarities with uniprot|Q12041 Saccharomyces cerevisiae YDR253C MET32 and some similarities with uniprot|Q03081 Saccharomyces cerevisiae YPL038W MET31 Zinc-finger DNA-binding proteins), which translates to MNEDSIFFQKAAEAIMVTSLNSEKVDPTIRELLNRVKYVSTPAPPSQHQTNNLPFSALGSASSQYASLNKNHRNDIPYNNHPQGHNNIDGVGPAGVIAPENKTILNYFDKLLSNPVNFANQNNDGTSHSTGHTPVNHNGMTPSLSHSNDTYHQRRASTELENRSKKRKLPSKKILSGSSDTAIVPYDRDSTDGSNNADLDDKRFPCEKCHMVFRRSSDLRRHERQHLPILPNICTLCGKGFARKDALKRHFDTQTCKRNRQKLLSIGGDINEILERARQSGATIYSGSK; encoded by the coding sequence ATGAACGAAGATAGTATCTTTTTCCAGAAGGCAGCAGAGGCAATCATGGTAACTAGTTTGAATTCAGAGAAGGTTGATCCTACAATAAGAGAGTTGTTGAATAGAGTCAAATATGTTAGCACGCCTGCACCGCCATCACAACACCAGACAAATAATCTGCCGTTTTCCGCGTTAGGATCTGCTAGCAGTCAGTACGCATCATTGAATAAGAATCACCGGAACGACATCCCATATAACAACCATCCTCAGGGCCATAATAATATAGATGGTGTGGGACCTGCAGGGGTAATAGCTCCTGAAAATAAGACGATACTGAATTATTTCGATAAGCTTTTATCGAATCCTGTAAATTTCGCCAATCAAAATAACGATGGCACATCGCATTCCACTGGACACACTCCAGTGAACCATAATGGAATGACACCAAGTTTGTCGCATTCTAACGATACTTACCATCAACGTAGGGCTTCCACGGAATTGGAGAACAGGtcgaagaaaaggaaactgccatcaaagaaaatattatcGGGGTCTTCAGATACTGCCATTGTACCATATGACAGAGACAGCACAGATGGTAGTAATAACGCTGATTTAGACGATAAAAGATTTCCCTGCGAGAAGTGTCACATGGTATTCCGCCGCAGCAGTGATCTAAGGAGACATGAGAGACAACATCTACCGATTTTGCCAAATATCTGTACGCTCTGTGGTAAAGGGTTTGCAAGGAAAGATGCACTAAAGAGACATTTCGATACACAAACTTGTAAGAGAAACAGACAGAAACTACTCAGTATAGGAGGCGACATAAACGAGATACTCGAGAGGGCGCGACAAAGTGGTGCTACGATATATAGCGGTTCCAAGTGA
- the EGD1 gene encoding Egd1p (similar to uniprot|Q02642 Saccharomyces cerevisiae YPL037C EGD1 Subunit beta1 of the nascent polypeptide-associated complex (NAC) involved in protein targeting associated with cytoplasmic ribosomes enhances DNA binding of the Gal4p activator homolog of human BTF3b), producing the protein MPIDQEKLAKLQKLSANNKVGGTRRKFAKKSGSSSKDDSKLQDQLQKLRAVTVDNVQQANFFKDDGTVLHFNKVGVQVAPQHNTSVFYGIPQEKSLQELFPDIIPQMGADAINALTQMASQLQSAQGANQQAAAPEAEGKDIDIPELVEGQTFEADVE; encoded by the coding sequence ATGccaattgatcaagaaaaattagCCAAGTTGCAGAAGTTGTCAGCCAACAACAAGGTCGGTGGTACCAGAAGAAAGTTTGCCAAGAAGAGTGGTTCTTCCAGCAAAGATGACTCCAAGTTGCAAGACCAATTGCAGAAATTGAGAGCTGTTACTGTTGATAACGTTCAACAAGCTAACTTCTTCAAGGATGACGGTACCGTCTTGCACTTCAACAAGGTTGGTGTCCAAGTTGCTCCACAACATAACACCTCCGTGTTCTACGGTATTCCACAAGAAAAGTCCTTGCAAGAGTTGTTCCCAGACATCATTCCTCAAATGGGTGCTGATGCTATCAACGCTTTGACCCAAATGGCTTCTCAATTGCAATCCGCTCAAGGTGCCAACCAACAAGCTGCTGCTCCAGAAGCTGAAGGTAAGGATATTGATATCCCTGAATTGGTTGAAGGTCAAACTTTCGAAGCTGACGTCGAATAA
- the SVL3 gene encoding Svl3p (some similarities with Saccharomyces cerevisiae YPL032C SVL3 Protein of unknown function mutant phenotype suggests a potential role in vacuolar function green fluorescent protein (GFP)-fusion protein localizes to the cell periphery cytoplasm bud and bud neck and with YDR251W uniprot|P37304 Saccharomyces cerevisiae YDR251W PAM1 Essential protein of unknown function; exhibits variable expression during colony morphogenesis; overexpression permits survival without protein phosphatase 2A, inhibits growth, and induces a filamentous phenotype), with product MSQLKVLIYGNHPNLALYAWRFQFAKSVDLYHVSDSKSNEFSIETQSYGTDTFRLQKHFNGFNELKLSLETDSEKFDLVILSASSLQEISSITTQLNSVIMNNTKIFVESSGFVQLEPFIRMSVSSPQVKVFSLISDYDIRAVASNRYVQFNGGNKSKKQTIFIGETGSLKTQSASNSYPKQISSLLTTFHSLFLKLFPDDAIDTCNFSPLDFLTQQWKLAIPRVCFDPLLVLFEEFVPKRLHQQILAKPLISGLVTEIITLTRTMGARLPSGYDTESDLLERWVADNGENNYPSLLYHFEHRSAPLDIDLLLLQPILLADDFTIKTPYLEFLYSMMCQFKKLNNDESKLFTRSDKVSKLRDELGQLSLLKGTLKDKETEFNLKLNESKEAYQNEINSRDSQISMLGDQLQREQSQNSSLRRELIAIQSELSTLRQLQSQNQSQTQSQSQPLSEPRTPVEPTSQVPEQQYTETGTPVLRDIEDMAVYAIPYAESPVQDSLGINGENPASTNAAVAGASAAASAATPPSSAPLSADEHALRERELKLRRRELELQERELQLQKKQSKTMLNQKYAHAQSKNGMSPNENPSQYSNQMQNRKLHGQSYMGKPPQGIPGQYMAPHVQQQPLQQVPQQHRQHSSVGLPGMPGVGGYSGSVVGINGGGQRPMNGFGISQNMLDGAAPMGSNGFGPKTFQKTSRKNRRSNMPMLRNPSNTMLSDFNMPQAPTGQQRFNSLSGNLPPLSMNYHNGSMPRLNGNPNPMRTGSQGQLSNLPTQPQQQYQPVPNGMRQISTSTMLDEGESTASVIQRPPNAFQQQQQEQQFGSNSNSNPNSNVNLTSTSNSNSFSNSNSHSTSPPPLESDISSTNPPSSSKTNLSPVEPQDKLPSDSNNEQNQKSNELKKSKFSFFHSKKK from the coding sequence ATGTCACAATTGAAGGTTCTAATATATGGGAACCATCCTAACCTGGCGTTGTACGCTTGGAGGTTTCAATTTGCGAAATCTGTTGACTTATACCATGTGAGTGATTCGAAAAGTAATGAGTTCAGCATCGAGACGCAATCGTATGGAACCGATACGTTCCGGTTGCAGAAACATTTCAATGGGTTTAATGAGTTGAAACTGAGCTTGGAGACAGATTCGGAGAAATTCGATCTTGTGATCTTGTCTGCTTCGTCGTTGCAAGAGATCTCGAGCATCACAACGCAGTTGAATTCGGTTATCATGAACAATACCAAGATTTTTGTAGAGAGTTCGGGTTTTGTACAGTTGGAACCGTTCATCAGGATGTCGGTATCCTCTCCGCAAGTGAAAGTTTTCTCATTGATATCGGATTATGACATCAGGGCTGTGGCATCAAACCGGTACGTTCAATTCAACGGTGGTAATAAGTCCAAGAAGCAAACGATTTTCATTGGTGAGACAGGGTCTTTGAAGACCCAATCGGCTTCAAACTCATACCCAAAACAGATTTCTAGTTTGTTAACTACGTTCCATTCActattcttgaaattgttCCCCGACGATGCCATAGATACTTGCAATTTTTCACCGTTAGATTTCTTGACACAGCAATGGAAGTTGGCTATCCCAAGGGTATGTTTCGATCCACTATTGGTTCTTTTCGAAGAGTTTGTTCCAAAGCGATTACATCAACAAATCTTGGCCAAGCCTTTGATCTCGGGTCTCGTTACTGAGATAATCACGTTGACTAGAACCATGGGTGCTAGATTGCCTTCCGGTTACGATACAGAAAGCgatcttttggaaagatGGGTCGCGGATAATGGTGAAAACAACTACCCCTCGTTGTTGTACCATTTCGAACATAGATCTGCACCACTAGATATAGATTTGTTATTGCTACAACCGATCTTACTGGCGGATGATTTTACGATAAAGACACCCTATTTGGAGTTCTTATACTCTATGATGTgtcaattcaagaaattgaacaatgATGAATCTAAATTGTTTACAAGATCTGATAAAGTATCCAAGTTAAGAGATGAACTCGGTCAACTATCGTTGCTCAAGGGGACTCTTAAGGATAAAGAAACGGAATTCAACCTAAAGCTCAACGAATCGAAGGAGGCTTATCAGAACGAAATAAACTCTAGAGACAGCCAAATTTCGATGTTGGGAGATCAATTACAACGAGAACAATCTCAAAATTCATCTTTGAGACGCGAATTGATCGCTATACAATCTGAACTTTCGACATTAAGACAACTGCAAAGTCAAAACCAAAGTCAAACTCAATCTCAATCTCAGCCTCTATCGGAACCACGGACTCCGGTTGAACCAACAAGTCAAGTGCCTGAGCAACAATACACTGAGACAGGAACTCCTGTACTGCGCGACATCGAGGATATGGCTGTTTACGCCATTCCATATGCCGAATCTCCAGTGCAGGACTCCCTCGGCATCAATGGCGAAAACCCAGCATCAACGAATGCTGCTGTGGCAGGAGCATCTGCGGCTGCATCTGCTGCAACACCACCGTCATCAGCTCCGTTGTCAGCGGATGAACATGCAttaagagaaagagaactGAAATTACGCAGAAGAGAACTAGAATTACAGGAAAGGGAACTACAGTTGCAAAAGAAACAGTCTAAAACGATgttgaatcaaaaatatgCTCATGCGCAGAGCAAAAACGGTATGTCACCGAACGAGAATCCATCacaatattcaaatcaaatgcAAAATAGGAAATTACATGGACAATCATATATGGGGAAACCACCTCAAGGAATTCCAGGTCAATACATGGCTCCTCATgtacaacaacaaccacTGCAGCAAGTTCCTCAACAGCATCGTCAGCATTCAAGTGTAGGTCTCCCAGGAATGCCGGGCGTAGGAGGCTACTCTGGGTCCGTTGTTGGAATCAACGGAGGTGGACAAAGACCAATGAACGGGTTTGGAATATCACAAAATATGTTAGATGGGGCAGCACCAATGGGATCTAATGGGTTTGGACCTAAAACATTCCAAAAAACAAGCAGGAAGAATAGGCGCAGTAATATGCCAATGTTAAGAAATCCATCAAATACGATGCTAAGCGATTTCAACATGCCACAAGCACCAACTGGTCAACAGAGGTTCAATTCTCTGTCTGGTAACCTCCCTCCACTTTCCATGAATTACCATAATGGTTCCATGCCAAGACTGAACGGTAACCCTAATCCAATGAGAACTGGTTCACAAGGCCAACTATCAAATTTGCCAACACAACCACAACAACAGTACCAACCGGTTCCAAACGGGATGAGACAAATCAGTACCAGTACAATGCTCGACGAGGGTGAGTCTACTGCCTCTGTGATTCAAAGACCTCCAAATGCTTtccaacaacagcagcaggAACAGCAGTTTGGATCGAATTCTAATTCAAACCCAAATTCAAATGTAAATCTAACCTCAACTTCCAACTCTAATTCCTTCTCAAACTCTAATTCCCATTCAACATCTCCTCCACCATTAGAATCTGATATATCATCAACCAATCCACCATCTTCGTCGAAAACAAACCTTTCCCCAGTGGAACCACAGGACAAACTACCATCAGATTCTAATAACGAACAAAATCAGAAATCAAATGAATTAAAGAAGTCCAAGTTCTCCTTCTTTCATTctaaaaagaaatga
- a CDS encoding uncharacterized protein (weakly similar to uniprot|Q03787 Saccharomyces cerevisiae YDR249C Hypothetical ORF), which produces MGFIAAGYRTKDFQSVYSDREDWAICRRAKVRRSSNLLSRSSRRKKCKVQDKPLTIRDLPSELIQKIFVFSGNHELYEVNKFFYTCLKPTSFLLHRFILENFYHDLNRDLTSSKGNENGPVPAFHGLNGKVFENSVYVSFLNDNPHLIQEIGHIGHHEELTALQEERLALFQEGDLTGLDARHKELQKQDYPSIFYSEVEFFFQNDIQLKKPVYNQLILELSVHYEVKQPYFLIETLMHWFFHTNQGQYNINHLFHAIILVTHISSVLPSKSLDNNGPLIELINNIYLTPAGQQLHELLLVDDYTDEEAFSRRRIRVLNKFINKFYKLEETRPLLLSQDVLWETLVDVKDKHVMKLIMEYGGQPSINVIQ; this is translated from the coding sequence ATGGGGTTTATCGCTGCTGGGTATCGTACAAAGGATTTCCAGAGTGTTTATAGTGACCGAGAGGACTGGGCCATCTGCAGAAGAGCGAAAGTACGAAGGTCATCGAATTTACTTTCAAGGTCTTCTCGAAGGAAAAAATGTAAGGTACAAGACAAACCATTGACTATACGGGATTTGCCCAGTGAATTGATCCAGAAAATCTTTGTGTTTAGTGGTAATCATGAACTTTACGAGGTGAATAAGTTCTTTTATACATGTTTGAAACCAACGAGTTTCCTCTTGCATAGGTTcatcttggaaaatttcTACCATGATTTGAACCGTGATCTAACAAGCTCGAAAGGTAACGAGAATGGTCCCGTACCTGCGTTCCATGGGTTGAATGGGAAGGTATTCGAAAACTCGGTGTATGTTTCGTTTTTAAACGATAATCCTCATTTGATTCAAGAGATTGGCCATATCGGACATCATGAAGAGTTAACTGCACTGCAAGAGGAAAGATTGGCTCTGTTTCAAGAGGGAGATCTAACAGGACTCGATGCTAGGCATAAGGAATTGCAGAAACAGGATTATCCATCAATATTTTACTCGGAGGtagaattttttttccaaaacgATATTCAACTAAAGAAACCAGTTTACAACCAGTTGATACTTGAACTATCCGTCCACTACGAGGTGAAGCAGCCTTATTTCCTCATAGAAACCTTAATGCATTGGTTTTTCCATACTAACCAAGGTCAATATAACATCAACCATTTATTCCATGCCATTATCTTGGTAACTCACATCTCATCGGTGTTACCTTCTAAATCCTTGGATAATAATGGACCCTTAATCGAACTAATCAACAACATATATTTGACTCCTGCTGGTCAGCAGTTACATGAGTTGCTATTAGTAGACGATTATACTGACGAAGAGGCGTTTAGTAGAAGGAGAATACGTGTCCTGaacaaattcatcaataaATTCTAcaagttggaagaaacaAGACCATTGTTATTGTCTCAGGACGTCTTATGGGAAACCTTGGTCGACGTTAAGGACAAACATGTTATGAAACTTATTATGGAATATGGAGGACAGCCTAGCATCAACGTAATTCAATAA